Proteins encoded by one window of Rhodamnia argentea isolate NSW1041297 chromosome 6, ASM2092103v1, whole genome shotgun sequence:
- the LOC115734563 gene encoding NAC domain-containing protein 60-like, whose product MEGVCSNGAEGRIISMAEAASKYPGFKFSPSDAELISYYLMKKLEGLDKSVEQLIPEVDISAHEPWDLPAKSIIPSESEWFFFSVRGRKYPKGSQSKRATEHGYWKATGKERNVKSSSVVIGTKRTLVFHLGRAPKGKRMEWIMHEYSTNAKSQDSLVICRLRRSNKFHMNSASDLGSADLVQTSDVNRTDVFEGDKLAEGYARKCSGSHISHSVKEIDSGSNSSHQKNSHGNEDFYADILKDDIVKLDESSVSATCNILPTVPINLEPVPMCQDSEKLVQDLMYPIPPLQGTANRRIRLRREKLESSSTKVLEMKASDYSAEKAEPQAGSSEPSERRTSVIMGRWLVYGVLIGLSLLFGFVYLLGGFRRVRMIVHSS is encoded by the exons ATGGAAGGCGTGTGCAGCAACGGAGCAGAGGGGCGGATCATATCGATGGCCGAGGCGGCGTCGAAATACCCAGGGTTCAAGTTCTCGCCGTCCGACGCCGAACTCATATCTTACTACTTGATGAAGAAGCTCGAGGGCCTCGACAAGAGCGTCGAACAACTCATTCCCGAGGTCGACATCTCTGCCCATGAGCCCTGGGACCTGCCCG CCAAATCAATCATCCCCTCGGAGAGCGAGTGGTTCTTCTTCTCTGTTCGCGGCAGGAAGTATCCTAAGGGGTCCCAAAGTAAGAGAGCGACCGAACATGGATACTGGAAAGCCACAGGGAAAGAGCGCAATGTGAAGTCCAGCTCTGTCGTGATCGGTACAAAGAGAACCCTTGTCTTCCACCTGGGCCGGGcgccaaaagggaaaaggatGGAGTGGATCATGCATGAGTACTCGACGAATGCAAAGTCCCAG GATTCTCTAGTTATCTGCCGCCTGCGAAGAAGCAATAAGTTCCATATGAACAGTGCCTCTGATTTAGGTTCTGCCGACCTAGTGCAAACGTCTGATGTTAACCGGACGGATGTCTTTGAAGGAGACAAATTGGCTGAAGGTTACGCGAGGAAGTGCTCCGGCAGTCACATTTCACACTCAGTCAAGGAAATTGATTCTGGCTCCAATTCCTCCCATCAAAAG AATTCACATGGCAACGAAGACTTTTACGCAGATATACTGAAAGATGACATTGTCAAATTAGACGAGTCTTCTGTTTCTGCAACTTGCAACATTCTCCCCACTGTTCCAATCAATCTAGAGCCGGTGCCAATGTGTCAAGATTCGGAAAAGCTAGTGCAAGATCTCATGTACCCGATCCCTCCTCTCCAGGGCACCGCGAATCGCAGAATCAGACTGAGGAGGGAAAAACTAGAGAGCTCCAGTACGAAAGTGCTGGAGATGAAGGCCAGTGATTACTCTGCAGAGAAGGCGGAACCCCAAGCAGGAAGCTCAGAGCCCTCGGAGAGAAGAACCAGTGTGATCATGGGTCGGTGGCTCGTGTACGGTGTCCTGATCGGCCTGAGCTTATTGTTTGGTTTTGTTTATCTGCTTGGCGGTTTCCGTAGAGTCAGGATGATTGTACATTCTTCCTGA